One genomic segment of Blastopirellula marina includes these proteins:
- a CDS encoding HlyD family efflux transporter periplasmic adaptor subunit, producing MATATIQSETNLRSKVRVRPDLIYARRTEDGDETWVVKDPVTLRYFHFGPSEVYIMRRIDGRNSLASIKEEYDEEFAPHRISQQEILGFCHSLYQRGLLVAPAENQAEGLLERRQKQAWMQRASLPLQVLSIRLPGVDPERFLAATHHAVDWLFHRATVAIVLLCAAMTLLLGLINIEAITARLPQESQFFRGENLVVLVITFALVKVLHELGHAYCCKAMGGECHQIGILLMVFTPAMYCDVSDAWLFPRRWQRVFVSAAGMYVEVILATIAFVLWFFSEPGAVSDWLLNVVFVCGVSTVLVNANPLLRYDGYYILSDILHLPNLSSRATDALWSPIKNWFYRYPRHVMPEPRATTLRTYAVLAIIYRTMVFGFIFWFLYKACRQNDILPLWHMVAATFVIGLLLKPAISFVQWLRRPKGRGDAMVKGRVAIAVVVVVLVGCGLGMIPVPSRIHVPVISEIDSDHRVYVQVDGRVVQTTAAEASVAQGDVLAVLKNEDIEADLLVTDGEIAIQQQHLDSLLLRSNNNPEAAAQIPTAESALKDLQQRRQVLQRQLDQLTIRAPVDGVVILAPHKDAKGESDRFLAQWSGSALDEKNRGCLLQRGELLCLIGDAGALQARLFVDQDQIELIRPGDAVSILFDGNSIHSIQGTVKEVSTDQSVQIPRNLTANAALGLERKEDGTVALIDGAYSVTVMLDESSPKEILPGTCGRAVVIGRTQTLWQIASRFIQLNFRFFS from the coding sequence GTGGCGACGGCGACCATCCAGTCTGAAACGAACTTGCGCAGCAAGGTCCGAGTTCGTCCCGACTTGATCTACGCTCGAAGGACGGAAGACGGGGACGAAACCTGGGTTGTAAAAGATCCTGTTACGCTCCGATATTTTCACTTCGGTCCGTCCGAGGTTTACATCATGCGGCGGATCGATGGCCGGAACTCACTGGCATCGATCAAAGAGGAATATGACGAAGAGTTTGCCCCGCATCGTATCTCGCAGCAGGAAATCCTCGGCTTTTGCCACAGCTTATATCAGCGAGGCCTATTAGTGGCCCCGGCCGAAAACCAGGCCGAAGGACTGCTTGAGCGTCGACAGAAACAGGCCTGGATGCAGCGAGCCAGCTTGCCACTGCAGGTGTTGTCGATTCGGTTGCCAGGCGTCGATCCCGAGCGATTTCTGGCAGCGACTCACCATGCTGTGGATTGGCTTTTTCATCGTGCAACGGTCGCGATTGTCTTGCTTTGTGCCGCCATGACACTGCTTTTGGGGCTGATTAACATCGAGGCGATCACGGCCCGCTTGCCGCAGGAGTCGCAATTTTTTCGCGGCGAGAATCTCGTCGTGCTGGTGATCACGTTTGCCCTGGTCAAAGTGCTGCACGAACTGGGGCATGCCTATTGTTGTAAAGCGATGGGTGGAGAGTGCCATCAGATTGGTATTCTACTGATGGTGTTCACGCCGGCGATGTACTGCGACGTATCCGACGCATGGCTCTTTCCGAGGCGATGGCAGCGGGTGTTTGTCTCTGCAGCAGGGATGTACGTTGAAGTCATTCTGGCCACGATTGCATTCGTGCTCTGGTTTTTCTCGGAGCCCGGTGCGGTTAGCGACTGGCTATTGAACGTGGTGTTTGTTTGCGGCGTGAGCACCGTCTTGGTGAATGCTAACCCGCTGCTGCGATACGATGGCTACTACATCTTGTCCGATATCCTGCATCTGCCGAACTTGAGCTCGCGCGCGACTGATGCATTGTGGTCGCCCATCAAGAACTGGTTCTATCGATATCCACGACATGTCATGCCAGAGCCACGTGCGACAACACTTCGTACATACGCGGTTTTGGCGATTATCTATCGCACGATGGTCTTTGGGTTCATCTTTTGGTTTCTCTACAAGGCCTGTCGGCAGAACGACATATTGCCCCTTTGGCATATGGTTGCGGCGACATTTGTCATTGGCCTGTTGCTGAAGCCTGCGATCAGTTTCGTTCAATGGTTAAGGAGACCAAAGGGAAGGGGAGATGCCATGGTGAAAGGCCGAGTCGCTATCGCTGTTGTAGTTGTTGTGCTGGTCGGCTGCGGGCTTGGCATGATCCCGGTGCCATCGCGAATACATGTGCCGGTCATTTCCGAAATCGATTCCGATCATCGCGTCTACGTGCAGGTTGACGGACGTGTGGTCCAGACGACCGCCGCGGAAGCAAGTGTTGCCCAAGGGGACGTTTTGGCGGTTCTGAAGAATGAGGACATTGAAGCCGACCTGCTGGTGACCGATGGTGAAATCGCAATTCAGCAGCAACACTTGGACAGCTTGTTGCTGCGATCCAACAACAATCCCGAGGCCGCCGCGCAGATACCGACGGCCGAGTCTGCTCTGAAAGACCTTCAGCAGCGACGACAAGTCCTGCAACGCCAGTTAGATCAGCTAACCATCCGCGCGCCGGTCGATGGCGTCGTGATACTAGCTCCCCACAAGGATGCCAAGGGAGAATCGGATCGTTTTCTAGCGCAGTGGTCTGGCAGCGCTCTCGACGAGAAGAATCGAGGGTGCCTGCTCCAGCGTGGCGAACTCTTGTGCTTGATCGGAGACGCTGGTGCGCTACAGGCTCGACTGTTTGTCGATCAGGATCAGATTGAATTGATCCGTCCTGGCGATGCGGTGTCGATCTTATTCGACGGCAATTCGATTCATAGTATTCAAGGAACGGTAAAGGAAGTCTCTACGGATCAGTCCGTGCAAATTCCCCGTAACCTGACCGCGAATGCGGCACTTGGGCTGGAACGCAAAGAAGACGGCACCGTGGCCCTGATTGATGGCGCTTACTCGGTTACCGTCATGCTTGATGAAAGTTCGCCGAAAGAGATTCTGCCTGGCACTTGCGGCCGGGCGGTCGTTATCGGGCGAACGCAAACTCTATGGCAAATTGCGTCACGATTCATCCAGTTGAACTTCCGCTTCTTCTCTTAA
- a CDS encoding efflux RND transporter periplasmic adaptor subunit, which translates to MLLCAVPVIAQDIEVSATLLKIIESVEIPAQQSGVLKMVKAQEGTIVDRGEVIAKIDDEEKILEVEKAKVDFDIASREAKNDVNIRFARKSLEVAAAELMRSEEALSIAEKSVSQTEMDRLRLLVEKSRLEIEQSEEKTAIAKLTAQLRDAELQIVKTQLKKHQIESPIQGMVVAVFRRSGEWVETSDSVVKVVRIDRLRAEGFIRNEEAMIELIGSKATVTVEIPNREPIHVEGEVTFVDPEVDPVNGQVRVWVDLENEDLKLRPGLRASMTIQPKQ; encoded by the coding sequence ATGCTGCTCTGCGCAGTTCCCGTGATCGCTCAAGACATTGAAGTCTCGGCGACGCTGTTGAAGATTATTGAATCGGTCGAGATACCTGCCCAGCAGTCTGGCGTCCTGAAGATGGTCAAAGCCCAGGAAGGGACCATCGTCGATCGTGGGGAAGTGATCGCGAAGATCGACGACGAAGAAAAGATCCTGGAAGTCGAAAAGGCAAAGGTCGACTTTGATATCGCTTCTCGAGAAGCGAAGAACGACGTGAATATTCGTTTTGCCAGGAAAAGCCTGGAAGTCGCGGCGGCAGAGCTGATGCGTTCGGAAGAAGCGCTATCTATCGCCGAAAAGAGCGTTTCACAAACCGAGATGGATCGCCTTCGCTTGCTGGTAGAGAAGAGCCGCTTAGAGATTGAACAATCGGAAGAGAAGACCGCGATCGCGAAGCTAACGGCCCAACTGCGAGATGCCGAACTGCAGATCGTCAAAACGCAGTTGAAAAAGCATCAAATTGAATCGCCAATCCAGGGAATGGTGGTCGCTGTCTTTCGTCGTTCAGGCGAATGGGTCGAGACGAGTGATTCGGTGGTTAAGGTGGTCCGTATCGATCGCTTGCGGGCGGAAGGGTTTATTCGCAATGAAGAAGCGATGATCGAACTGATTGGCTCCAAGGCGACCGTCACTGTCGAGATTCCCAATCGGGAGCCTATTCACGTAGAAGGGGAAGTGACATTTGTCGATCCGGAAGTCGATCCGGTCAATGGTCAGGTGCGGGTTTGGGTCGACTTGGAAAACGAAGATCTTAAGCTGCGACCCGGCCTTCGCGCTTCGATGACGATTCAACCGAAGCAGTAA